GGGTGCAGATTATATCCTCGTGGAGACAGGCAGAACAGTTCGACTTAACTTGGATTTGTTAACAGTGTACCGTGTGGATTAGAGCAACTTGGTTTGGATTCTTATCATCACGCATAGCATGGGATTTGCAAGACTTGGATAATGGTGAGATAGGAGACCTAAGTAGGCTAAAGTGTTGTCAGATGATGGACTTGgcctgcatatatatatatatatatataataaagatTGTCAATAGGTGCCGTGTGAAAAGCTACCATATAGCCTGCATGCCTAtgcctaaatatatatatatatatatatatatatatatatataatggtggTTATTTTGATGGGCCTTATCTGAACCAATCCAAGCGTGCAGGTTACCTTGGGATGAGATAATTGATAAGACTAAGCATGAGGATCAGATTTGGTTGCATTTTTGGCTAAGTTCAGAATCGTGGGAGTATAAGGATTATCTGACGCAATTTGTGGAAGAGTCCTAATACATGGCAGAAGCATATATCAGCTTATCAACCAACGTGTATATGTCCTTATAAATACAGAGGCAGTGCATCATTTAGAGGGACCTCCAATtgaacacacaactgccctgcgcaaactctctcaacaacttgagattttttattttctctttttcgctggcacatcttccgttggcatcaacagcactgtgaaagcaaccggtgatatcttaagtcggcatagatagctctgtcaccgtagaatcagccggtctcgcagcatcttccgttggcatcaacagcactacggcgaggacggttggttatctatccaagtctcggtcgagaaggatttccgaatctttgttggtcgaggtcatctcattagccttctcggcgaagtgaggtgttacaagttactacattcggcacattgaaagccgaatttgatattgaacttcgcagaactagcagccttgtcttcaggctctagaacccgaaggccgagacgtgttccttcctcgaccgcagtcgcaagattcagaagtcagtagcgcacccaacgcacatcaacaaattttactcctcggccgagctcggccgacgagttggcacgccccgcattcaccgaatgacgtagttagcttatagattactcggcctgggcgccacgtaggcttggtagtttctagggtcaacagcttgtatttgtttgtttgagtgtccttatctctgatttctctttcttcttttataaacaatttggcttggcctcctgtagcattAACCTTGCCCAAATGCAGCTTGAAGGgcaatgactcatcagctatttacttgtactgccactgtaaagtgctTTTAGGCTGATTAGCTGACTGGTCTACACCACTTAGTCTCTAGGTAGGTGAGTAAGTGGCTCAAATGATCTACACCTAGTCGGGAAGAGGCATGTTCAgccttctgggctttggctgAGCTTCGGGCTCCTTTTCCTCCCAGTCCttcttttgggccaactcccttttgagcccaaagttcaagttttaacccaaacacaaGGAGCTGCAGGAGGAGGTGGATGAAGTTGCCAAATTCTTGGCAAGGAATCGGCTTTTATGTCTGCTTTTTTCAGTTGTTTTTGTTCTGAAAATCCATATGGATGGACCATTTATTCACCATTTGTGCCTGAATACTGAACACCATTCCAAAATTTTGTTCACCACACCAAGCACTTCCTCAAATTCAATTACGCACAGTAGTCTATCGGGTTACATGtgtaatatttttttacataaaaatatgtGATTAACTTGAGATATCATTGCATTAGAGAAGTCGGACCTATTTAGTAGAGCCCTAGTCATAGCAACTGTAAAGGCATCTGCAGTGCACCAAGAAAAGTAGGAAAATGTTTTCCACACCCTCAATTTCTTACTTTGTATTGATTTTCTTTAGATATATTTATTCCGTCCTATAGAACTTATGCAAAGCAAACAAAATATTGTTGATTCGTATGATTACGAATACAAACCTTGTCAATCGATTTTAATAAATTTCCATCTTttcgacaaaaataaaaaaataaaaaaataaatcaaaacaaattaaggAGTAAATAAATACTGATAATAAACGAATATTTATCATTCAATAGAAAATGATAGTAAGTACACCAATGAGCAATCGGTGGGCTACCGCTTGATGGGAAAATTCCCGGGGATCCTGCCGGTGTTGCAGAACTCGAAGGAATGCCCCCTGGTAACGATGGGGTTACTGTAATCTCAGAACCCTCTGCAACTGGCGAAGCACCGACTGGACTTTTCTTGGGAGCGCTCACCGGAGTTTTGGCCAGAGCAGCAAATGTGGGCGTAGGGGGCTCTGGTGATTGAGCCGGTGGAGACACACTCTTGGACGGGCTCTTCGCTGGAGAAACTGATGTGGGAGGGGACGCCGGAGAGACGGTGGGTGGGGTCGCCGCCGAAGGAGTTGGGGTCGGCGGGGAAGTTGGCTGAGTGCTGCAAATTAAATTGGATATGGACAAGTATTCAAAGCATTGAGCTGCATCTAACTGTCAGCAGGAGATGATTTTTCTTAATGAAAATGCCGTTCTTGATTTAAAAGATCAGCAGCCTATTTCTAGGGGTTGCTTTTCTTCTTATCATCTTTAAGGTTTCTCGTCATTTCATTTCCTTATATGTCTTTggcttctttccttttcttttgcctAGTTTTCCGCTTTGAGCTTTTTATCCAATAacttttttgagttttttttcttttgcctagTACACCGCGTACTATGACAATATTtcgattcttttttctttcttacatCAGGTTTTCATGTAGCATTTTTGACATGGCTTGGATGGTTCATCCCTGGAGAATTTGGCCTTTTCCCTGAAAACTGGATACCAAAAAGGCATGGATAAATTTGTGCTGGCATTACAGTACGGTATCTCAGTGTTAGTGGTTGCTTACCCTTGTGCCTTGGGACTAGCAACCCCTACAGTGGTAATGGTTGCAACAGGGAAACGCTCTGCTTCGGTTCTGGTCATTTCATATTATCCCCTAAGCTACCAGCATACATTGTGTTAACGTTCCGTATTATAACAAGTTATGCACTTCATTCATGCCCAGTAAAAATTGTGTTAACGTTCCGTATTATAACAAGTTATGCACTTCATTCCTGCCCAGTAAAAAGCTCTGCCTCGGTTCGATCAACGTTTAGGCTCTTGACATAAAACTAAATACAATCTATGTCATTGGATATGGAGGATGTTCTTTATGCATAGATTGGGATTGAACATGCAACTATTATTTCATAGTTGGAATCTGTCTCATATGACCCTTTGGTCTAGACGATTGATGGCTGTATGCACCTTGTCCATGTCACCAAGCTGAACTCGCCAAGTTTTAAATCCCCATTTCTTGTAGCTGACAGCTCTCATTGAAGGAGAGTTCTCTTTACCCCAACTCCATTTTTTATAACAAGGCTAATAATTGTTTCGTTCTTTTTGgggtttttcttctttccaaaattaAAAGCTGAACAAACGGTACCTAAGTCATGAAGGTTGATATGTTTCTTAGCATTTGACACTTCGTTGGTGTCTGGACATTCACGGACGTGTTTGATCCCTGCAGGTGAAAACGGTTGTTTTTGATAAAACAGGGACTCTGACAGTTGGGAAACTCGTACTAGTTGATGATGTGCCTCTTCTCCAATTACTCAATGGAGGAGTTCTGTGCTGTGCTATTGCCACAGAGGTTGGTGCTTATGTTTCAAATATGTGTTTACGTATTAAAAAAGTTTGAGTGTTTGTGGAGTTATGCTACACATGAGACCACTCATTGTTATTATGCTATCGAAAATTATTTTGTCAATCATGCTACCATGCTTCTATTTAAGAAATATGTAGGCAAATAGTGAACACCCAATAGCAAAATCGGTGGTGGAGCATGCTAAGAGGCAGCTAAAGACGTTTGGATCAACTAAACATGTGATGGAGGCTAAGGACTTTGAGGTGCACACAGGAGCTGGCGTTAGTGGAAGAGTTGGTGACATAATGGTTTTGGCTAGGAACAAGAGGCTCATGCGGGAAAACAATGTCCAGGTTGGTCCTGAGGTTGACAAGTATGTTTCAGAACATGAGAATCTGGCTCGAACGTGTGTGTTGGTTGCCATTGATGGAAATATTGCTGGGTCATTTGCTGTAACTGATCCAGTGAAGCCAGGCGCTGCAGGAGTCATCTCTTATCTTCACTTGATGAACATTACAAGCATCATGGTTACTGCTGATAACTGGGCTGCAGGAGCAGCCATTGCGAAGGAGGTTGGCATTGATAAGGTGTCTGCTGAGACAGATCCACTAGGAAAAGCTGATAGAATCAAAGAATTACAGGTACGATTATATAATATTTACGTGGGTGGTGCGAATGAATTACCATTACACAGATCTACAAGTAATATTATTCTGGTTTTGAACGCAGATTAAGGATTACTAAATTATATTTCAAATGACTTGTCTAGTGTAAACTGATGTCTTGTAGAAATCTTCACTCATTTTTCTATATCAAGTTTGCTTCCGACTTGATATGTGAGTGCAATCTATCAAACATAGCGTTTTCAGACTTCTTAAACTGGATTTGGATGCAGATGAAAGGAATGGCGGTGGCAATGGTGGGAGATGGAATCAATGACTCTCCGCCTTTAGTTGCAGTGGATGTTGGCATGACAATTGGTGCTGTCACCGACGTAGCTATAGAAGCCGCTGATATAGCTCTGATGAAGAGCAACTTGGAGGATGTAGTTACAGACCTTGCAAAGTGTCTTCAGGTAAGAGGTTGGAACCAGGAGCTCTAGACAAAGCATCTGCAACAACATTATCCGCCCCATGCTTATATTGGATTTCGTAGTCAAATCCTAAGAGCTTGGAGACCCACTTTTGCTGGAAAGGAGTGGTTGCTCGTTGACTGAGGAAGTATTTCAGACTTTGGTGGTCCGTTTTAATGATAAAATGATGCCCTTGGAGATAGTTCTGCCACTTTTGAGTAGCATGGACAATAGCTATCAGTTCCCTTTCATACGTAGACCCATCAGAGCTTTCAACAACTCGAAGGTCAGTgatttcttccttctctctaaTTCTGTTTCTGCTATTTCAATTTGTAGGttttaattttgggttttaagttggaaaatttaattaaacatttTCAGTTGGAGAGCTTAGTGTATACAACAATTAGGgttgttaattttgattgctGGTCTAGTAAATGTTTTATAACATGTAAACAGGGAGTACATGCTTTGTATGCCATGGATAGGGAATGGATACGTAATTAGATCAATTGATGGGTGCCGCTGTTTTGGATATCTACATCCAGCAATAACTGGTATTCTGTGTTTTGTTGTTTTAGCTCTGTGTTTTGTTGTAATGGATTGGAATTTCTTCTagaatcattattattattatatatttaggGGTTGGGTAAATTGATTTTAGAGATTTTGTATGTGGTTTGGGTTCTAATTTTGTTTAGATAGATGGTGCTTGATTGTGGTtttaagtttttgaattttgaaaacgaagaagatgccaaatgagtggcgaaagagcactttgatgcctatctacaagaataagggtgacgtacaaaattgcatgaactataggggtattaagctaatgagtcatacaatgaagctctaggAGAGAGTAATTGAGCATAgactgaggcaagagacacgagtCTCAGACAACCAATTTGGGTTCATGCCAGGATGCTCAACCATGGAGgaaatctatctcttacgaagattgatgggaAGATATAGAAATATGccaaaggatttacacatggtctttatagatttggaaaaagcgtatgatagggttccaagagacattcttcggaggattttagagaaaaaaGGAGTACgaatagcatatatccaagctataaaggatatgtatgatggagcaaagactgccgtaagaactcatgaaggacaaactgaaagcttcCCCACAACGGtaggttacatcaaggctcatatTTAAGTCCTTACccttttgcattggtaatggatgagttaacgtgacacattcaagatgatattccttaaTGTATgctttcgcagacgatatagtgttgatagattaAACTCAAGAAtgggtaaatgtgaagcttaacctttggagagaagtgttggaatctaatgGTCTTCGCCTAAGTCGGTCAatgacagaatatatggagtgcaagttcagtgcaaatagaggtccaaatgagttaggggtgaggatcggagatctgGAAGTACCAAAGAGCAACTGCTTTCACTACCTAGGatatatcttgcaaaagaacggagaataaGATGGAGACCTCAATCATAGagtacaagttggatggatgaagtggaagagtgcatccaacgtgttgtgtgatcgtcgtatgccactaaagctcaagggaaaattttataggacggcaataaggctggcgatgctgtatggcacggAATGTTGGGTGATGAAGCATCAAGacatacataaaatgggtgtagcggagataaggatgctttgttggatgtgtgggcacacgagaaaggataagattaggaatgaggatatccgaggtaaagtaggaatagccgaaattgaaggaaagataagAGAAAATCGTTTACGGTAGTTTGGACATGTGGAACGAAGACCTACAAATGCTctagttagaagatgcgactaggGGGCGGAGGTctagggccaaaggggtagagaaagacctaggaagactttggaagagactaagaaaaaacttagagtacttggatctaacggaagacatgatacagaaccgagcgcaatagCGTTCAataattcatatagccgaccccacttagtggaaaaaggctttgttgttgttgttgtatttctcTTGTAAATTCTGATTTGCTACAATTCAAGAGCTCAGCTCCTTTTATAGACTTTACACTTTTAATGCCAGCTGGCATTTCTAACAGGCTTCACTAAATAACATCAATAAGCCTAACAAATCCAATATTAAACTCCTAATAGTGATTAAGCCAATCACTAAATCCTAATACTATGTTCCTGTCATAATTTAaagacataaaaaaaataaattagacaAAGAAACAGAAACTAATTATACTCTTCCATCTCCACATAATATTTCACTCCCATAACATACAGATTGTACTAATATGAGATATTCAAGAGAAAATACATTTATTAGCGTAAAAAGCACACTTTTTTCATAATCTTTGGTGCACATATGCTTCTATCGATTCAAAATCACATCTTCACAatattttcaacattttttgCTGCAAAATCACATCTCCATACTTAGTTTCACttattttgtatgtaaaatAAATTGTATTCATTACATTtgttataaataaatttaaggaTTAATCTAGTATGCTACCCTGAAGTTTCTTGATTTtaaacatttggtacatgaattATTTCTTCCTAGTTtggtacctaaagtcataattctGGACACTTTCATTCATCTGTTAGTCAAAATCTCAGTCATAATTCTAGATACGTTCATTCTCCGTCCTTTGCAATCAAGAGAGAGATGAAGATCTGCGAGCTCTGCCAACTTTCCGCTAGGATCTTCTGAGAATCGGACCGAGTGATATCGTGCTGGAACTGCGACACCAAGGTCCACGACGCCAATTTCTGGTGGCTCGCCACTTCCGGAGCCTCTAAGCCATGGGTGCCAATGACCCAATCTCTTCTTCAACCACATGGTTGAAGTTATTATCAAGTTATCAACCACTTTTCTTTAACCAATGGCTCTTTTGGAGAGATTAACTTTCTTTCTTCCCAAGTCAAGCTAGCAGATGTGACTCTCTCACTTTCTAACCAAAAATAGCATATGTGGCTTCTTATACACCAAGCATCTGTCTTggtgattttatattatattaatattataactTTACAAGCTCAGCTACACTTTTCGATGTGCAAGAGTTGTGCATTGTTCCAGATGGAATTAGAAGAAACAAGTTGCACATAGGAAATGGTCCGAGCTGAGAGCCCGTTTCCTCAAAATCAATTACCCGCCTCGCCCCGGTAATTACATGGACCCGCCCACCCCAACCCAttttatgttttgattttttggaCCTGACCCGTATGCGGCCCGAACTGCATAAACCCGCCTTGACCCGCTGGTCCATTACCCGTTTTCCCACCCCTAGATATAAATATGTCCAATTGATAGAAACCTCCAATAAAACTAGATATAACTCGGTTTTCCGATCCAAGATAGAGACCTATCAACCAAGGCGATCCACCACTTCCATTATTTCTTTCCAAAGAATACTTTTCGTttctgtatattttttttagtacccGGGCCCAACTGCATAAACTCGCCTTGACTTGCGGATCtaggacccgtttgcccacccctagatATAAATACATCCAATTGACAAAAACCTCCAATAAAACTAAATATAACTTGGTTTTCCGATCGAGGGGCGGTGCTCTtcgccggaaaactggggaaAGAAGAATATGCATGCACAGGGTTAAAAACCCTCGATTTTCATCTCCAAAGTCACTTAAACAACTCGAAATAACTCACTAAAACAAGGATATAACTTGAAACTCATCGACTCACCTTTGGTTCGTCGGATTCCGAGTTAAATCGCATGTGTTCCACCTTGCACGCACAGTTGTAGTGTTGATAGAGATAAGAGGAGTGAGGGTCTGAGGTTCTTGGCCTCTTGAGGCTTGGTGGTCTCGGAGAGGGAGTTGCAGAGAGATGTAGGGAGGGATAAGGGAGAGACAAAGATAGAGATCGAGAGAGTTTCAgggagagagggaagagagaatcgggagagagaagagggaAGAAAAGGAAACCGGGGACACAAAAACAAGGTGAGCCCACTGGGCACACCATTTAACAccaaaaatcatttaaaattggGGGTGGGGTGTAACATTAGGGGGGACTCGCTCAGATTAATGGCTTCGCTAGGAGTTCTTAGTGAAGAACCCCAAATTCGGCCTAACTCGTAAGACCTTCGTGAGAGAGAACCTCGCTCATCCTGCGAGAGAGAGTCATCGCACATCGCTCCCTGCTTGCCCTGCTCCCTTATCCTCGTTCTCCTCACCCTCATCTATGCGTCCTGCTTGCCCTTCATCTGCATCTTGCTCGCCCTTATTTGCTCCTCTTACCTGGTAAACTTCGAATCTTcgatttatttcttcaatttgttttgCAGATCGTGATATTACTAAgctttatttgatttagttattttgggtttgagaaattttcaataatagacctctgcacttgaacaaattagggttttgatttttaggGTCAAATTGCAAATTGAG
This window of the Malus domestica chromosome 03, GDT2T_hap1 genome carries:
- the LOC139194080 gene encoding copper-transporting ATPase HMA4-like, giving the protein MEAKDFEVHTGAGVSGRVGDIMVLARNKRLMRENNVQVGPEVDKYVSEHENLARTCVLVAIDGNIAGSFAVTDPVKPGAAGVISYLHLMNITSIMVTADNWAAGAAIAKEVGIDKVSAETDPLGKADRIKELQMKGMAVAMMGDGINDPPAIVAGDVGMAIGAGSDVAIEAAYSSDEEQLGRCSYSH